Within Felis catus isolate Fca126 chromosome A1, F.catus_Fca126_mat1.0, whole genome shotgun sequence, the genomic segment TATTAGGAGTCCATGATCATCAGGAAATAATACACAAATAACCATTATTGCTCATCCTCCATATTCTGGGCTTTGTTGTTTATTACAGACCAGAGACAATGAGATATGGATGGAACAAACCAAACAGCAGTGACAgagttcatttttcttgggttttcTAGTGTTCTCTATCTGCGGCTAACTTTGTTTGTGATATTTCTCACTGTGTATCTGCTCTCCCTCATGGGAAACactcttattattttcattgttctcaCGGATGTCACACTCCAAACAcccatgtacatttttttaggAAATTTGTCATTCCTGGAGATCTGGTACACCACAGCCACGGTGCCTAAGTTGCTGGCCACCTGCCTCGCACGGGTTGTTACCATCTCTGTTTTTGGTTGTATAACCCAGTACTACTTCTTTTTCTCCATGGGAGCTACAGAGTGCATCCTGCTCGcagtgatggcctatgaccggTACCTGGCCATCTGCAGCCCTTTAAGGTATTCACTTCTCATGAGTCTTCGGGTGTGCCTGCGGTTTTCAGCTGGATCATGGATTGGGGGCTTCATTGCCCCTCTGCTACCTACTATACTCATCTCCCATCTAAGCTTCTGTGGCCCCCAGAAGATCAACCATTTCTTTTGTGACTCAGACCCCATTTTTAAACTGTCTTGCTCTGATACATTTTTGGTGGAGGCCTTGGGGTATACATGTAGCTCTGTTGTGATTCTAAGTTCTTTtcttctcactatgtcctcatATGGGCACATTGTGGTCACAATAATCAGGCTGTCTTCTCGGGAGGCTCGGAAGAAAACTTTCTCCACATGTGCCTCCCACCTCACTGTAGTATCTATCTATTATGGCACCATTATCTTT encodes:
- the LOC101098527 gene encoding olfactory receptor 6F1-like — encoded protein: MDGTNQTAVTEFIFLGFSSVLYLRLTLFVIFLTVYLLSLMGNTLIIFIVLTDVTLQTPMYIFLGNLSFLEIWYTTATVPKLLATCLARVVTISVFGCITQYYFFFSMGATECILLAVMAYDRYLAICSPLRYSLLMSLRVCLRFSAGSWIGGFIAPLLPTILISHLSFCGPQKINHFFCDSDPIFKLSCSDTFLVEALGYTCSSVVILSSFLLTMSSYGHIVVTIIRLSSREARKKTFSTCASHLTVVSIYYGTIIFAYVRPPAKYNFTIGKVISVFYCVVTPLVNPLIYTLRNKDVKKAFRKLLSQKRLLLA